DNA sequence from the Thiobacillus sp. SCUT-2 genome:
AACGATGCCGCGCAGCCGTTCGATCTCGGCGTCGTCCAGCAGGCGCGCATCGTCGTCGACCTCGCCGCCGTGGACGAAGCGGTGGCCGATGGCATCCGGCATTTCGCCGCCGAGGTCCTTCATCAGCGCGTCGAAGGCTTCGGCGTGGTCGTGCGGAAAGCCGTCGCCGATATGGCCGTAGCGCAGGTTGCGGCGCGTGCCGTCGGCGCGGAACAGGCTCGCCTTGAGGCTGGACGAGCCGCTGTTGAGCGCGAGGATGGTGCGCGTCATCGCGCCCACTTCCAGTCGCGGATCTCGGGCAGGTCCTCGCCGTGCAGGTGGACGTACTGCTTGTGCTCGCAGAGCCGGTCGCGCATGCGCTGCTTGATGTGCGCCGCCTGCGCCTGCAGCGCCGGCACGCGCGTCGCCACGTCCATGACCAGATGGAAGCGGTCGAGGTCGTTCATCACGACCATGTCGAACGGCGTGGTCGTCGTGCCTTCCTCCTTGTAGCCGCGCACGTGCAGGTTGTCGTGGTTGGTGCGGCGGTAGGTGAGGCGGTGGATCAGCCACGGGTAGCCGTGATAGGCGAAGACGATCGGCTTGTCGCGCGTGAACAGGGTGTCGAATTCCGCGGCGGAGAGCCCGTGCGGATGCTCCTCCCGCGGCTGCAGCGTCATCAGGTCGACCACGTTGATGAAGCGGATCTTCAGCTGCGGTGCGAGGTCGCGCAGGATCCCGATCGCGGCCAGCATCTCCAGCGTCGGCACGTCGCCGGCCGCCGCCAGCACGACGTCGGGCTCGCCGTCCTGGTCGCTGCACGCCCATTCCCATAGGCCGATGCCGGCGCTGGCGTGCTTGATCGCGGCGTCCATGTCGAGCCACTGCTGCTCGGGCTGCTTCCCGGCGACGATGACGTTCACCAGGTCGCGGCTCCGCAGGCACTGGTCGGTGACGCAGAGCAGGGTGTTGGCGTCCGGCGGCAGGTAGACGCGGATGATGTCGGCCTTCTTGTTGACGACGTGGTCGATGAAGCCCGGGTCCTGGTGCGAGAAGCCGTTGTGGTCCTGGCGCCAGACGTGCGAGGTGAGCAGGATGTTGAGCGAGGCGATCGGGCGGCGCCACGGGATGTCGCGGCAGACCTTGAGCCACTTGGCGTGCTGGTTGAACATCGAGTCGACGATGTGGATGAAGGCCTCGTAGCACGAGAACAGGCCGTGGCGTCCGCTCAGCAGGTAGCCTTCGAGCCAGCCCTGGCAGGCGTGCTCGGAGAGCATTTCCATCACGCGGCCGTCGGGCGCGAGATGGTCGTCGTCATCGCGGCGTTCCGCCATCCAGGTGCGGTCGGTGACCTCGAACAGGGCATCCAGCCGGTTGGACGCCGTCTCGTCGGGGCCGAACACGCGGAAGTTGTCGGGGTTGTCGCGCATGACGTCGCGCAGGAAGCGTCCCATCGCGCGCGTCGACTCGGCGATCGCGCCGCCGGGCGTGGGCACGTCGACCCGGTAGGCCTGGAAATCCGGCAGCCTGAGGTCGTGCAGCAGCTTGCCGCCGTTGGCGTGCGGGTTGGCACCCATGCGGCGCTCGCCGCGCGGGGCGAGTTCGGCGAGTTCCGGCCTGAGGCGGCCGCCGTCGTCGAAGAGTTCCAGCGGCCGGTAGCTGCGCAGCCAGTCCTCCAGCAGCCGGACGTGCTCCGGCCTGTCCATCTCGCCGAACGGCACCTGGTGCGAGCGCCAGGAGCCCTCGGTCTTGCGGCCGTCGACTTCCTTCGGGCCGGTCCAGCCCTTGGGCGAGCGCAGCACGATCATCGGCCACAACGGCCGGCCGGTTTCGCCGCCCTCGCGCGCGGCGCGCTGGATCGTGCGGATCTCGGCGATCGCCGTGTCGACCGCCGCCGCCATCTTCCGGTGCATCGCGTCCGGTTCGTGGCCTTCGACGACGTGCGGGCGGTAGCCGTAGCCGCGCAGCAGGCTCTCCAGCTCGGCGCGCGGGATGCGGGCCAGCACCGTCGGGCTGGCGATCTTGTAGCCGTTGAGGTGCAGCACCGGCAGCACGGCGCCGTCGGTGCGCGGGTTGAGGAACTTGTTCGAATGCCAGGACGTGGCGAGCGGGCCGGTCTCCGCCTCGCCGTCGCCGACGACGCAGCAGGCGATCAGCTCCGGATTGTCGAGCACGGCACCGTAGGCATGGAACAGCGCGTAGCCGAGCTCGCCGCCCTCGTTGATCGAGCCGGGCGTCTCGGGCGCCGCGTGGCTGGGAATGCCGCCGGGGAACGAGAACTGGCGGAACAGGCGGCGCATGCCTTCCGCGTCCTGGGACACGTCGTGATACAGCTCGCTGTAGCTGCCCTCGAGCCAGGTGTTCGCCACCACCGCCGGCCCGCCGTGGCCGGGGCCAGTGACGAAGATCATGTCGAGGTCGTGCTGCCGGATGGCGCGGTTCATGTGCACGTAGACGAAGTTCAGGCCCGGCGTCGTGCCCCAGTGTCCGAGCAGCCGCGGCTTGATGTGCGCGCGCTGCAGCGGCTCGCGCAGCAGCGGGTTGTCGAGCAGGTAGATCTGCCCGACCGAGAGATAGTTGGCGGCACGCCACCAGGCGTCGATGCGGTCGACTTCAGCCGGCGTCAGGGTTTCGGCGGATGCGCTTGCTGCAATGTCGTTCATTGCCTGCCTCCATGTAGGGGTCCGCGCGTCGCGGGGCGCCGGAGCCATGGCCTCGAGGGGGTCGCCTGAAGTCAGCGATACCAGAGAATGTGGCTGGCCTCGGCCGGCACCCGCGCGCCCTCGATGGCCGGAACGATGCGCGGCGTGTAGTCGCCCGCCGCCCGGCCGGCGGGAATGGCGATGCGATAGGTGTAGCTGTTGACCGCGCCGCCGAGCGGGTCGCCGCGCTGCATGCGGTGGATTTCCGGATGGCCCGCGTCCGGCGGCGCGGCGTACAGTTCGACGGCGACGAAATCGGGATCGAGATCGTCGAGGTAGACCGGCACGCTGAAGTTCCAGGCGCCGGCGTCGCCGTCGATCCGCATTTCGCCAAAATGCAGGCGTTCCCAGTGCCGCGCGAGGGCGTCCTGCCAGTCGCACAGGCGGCGGCCCAGCGCCGGGTCCTGGCGCGCCGCGTAGCATGCCGCGGCGGGCAGGTAGAGATGCTCGACGTATTCCCGCAGCATGCGGTTGCTGCTGAAGCGCGGGGTCAGGAGGCTCATGCTGGCCCGCATCTTCGCCACCCAGCCGCGCGGGCAGCCCTCGGCGTCGCGGTCGTGGTAGAAGAGCGGGATCACGTCCTCCTCCAGCATGCGGTAGAGCTCCGCCGCCTCGGCGGCGTCCCACGCCGGATCGTTGTCGTGCTCGCGCCCGTCGCCCAGGGCCCAGCCGAGTTCCGGCGCGTAGGCCTTCGCCCACCAGCCGTCGAGCTCGGAGAGGTTGAGGCCGCCGTTGACGAGGATCTTCATGCCGCTCGTGCCGCAGGCCTCCCACGGCCGGCGCGGCGTGTTGATCCAGAGGTCGACGCCCTGCACCATCTGCTCGGCGACCAGCATGTCGTAATCGGCGAGGAACACGACGCGCCCGGCCAGTTCCGGGCGGCTGGCGATGAAGTCGTTCCACTGGCGGATCATCGCCTTGCCGGCCTGGTCCCTGGGATGCGCCTTGCCGGCGATGACGAGCTGCACCGGATGGTGCGAATTGGTGAGGATGCGCACCAGGCGCTCCGGGTCGGCGAGCAGCATGTTGGGCCGCTTGTAGGCCGCGAAGCGGCGGGCGAAGCCGAGCGTCAGGGCATTGGGATCGAGCGCGTGCGCCGCCTGCGCGATCCGCTCGGCGGGCGCGTTGACGGTGGCGAGCTGGCGCTGCAGATGCTCGCGGACGAAGGCGATCAGCCGCTGGCGGGCGGTGGTGCGCAGCGCCCACAGCGTCGGGTCGGAGACGTCGCGGATCTGTTCCTCCTGGTGTTCCAGCTCGCCCAGCCAGCGCGCCTTGCCGCAGGCATCGGTCCAGATGCGGTCGGCCTCGGCCGAGTCCCACGACGGCACGTGGACGCCGTTGGTGATGTGGCCGACCGGCACGTCCTCCTGCGGCCAGCGCGGAAACAGCGGCTGGAAGATGCGCCGGCTGACGTGGCCGTGCAGGTGGCTGACCGCGTTGACCAGGATGCTGCCGCGCATCGCCAGGTAGGCCATGTTGAACGGTTCGCTGGCGTCGTCCGGATTGGCGCGGCCGAGCGCGAGCAGCGTGCGCGCGTCCAGGCCGAACGCCTGCATCGCCGCTTCCGTATAGCGCTGCAGCAGCTCCGGCGTGAAGCGGTCGAAGCCGACCGCGACCGGCGTGTGCGTGGTGAAGACGTTGCCCGCGCGCGTCGCGTTGAGCGCGCAGCGGAAGTCGCTGCCGTGGTCGCGCATGTGGCTCCAGGCGCGTGCGAGGACGACGAACGCGGCGTGACCTTCGTTGAGATGGCAGACCTCGGGGCGGATGTCCAGGCGGCGCAGCAGCTGCCAGCCGCCGACGCCGAGGCAGAGTTCCTGCAGCAGGCGCATTTCGGAGCCGCCACCGTAAAGCTCGGCCGTGACGCCGCGGTCCGCCGGGGTATTGAGCGGATCGTTGCTGTCGAGCAGGTAGAGGCTCACCCGGCCGACGCGCACCTGCCATGCGCGCAGGATCAGCGTGCGTCCGGGGAACGGCAGCTCGATGCGCAGGCGCTCGCCGTTGGCGTCGTAGACCGGCAGCACCGGAAGCTGGGCCGGCTCGTTGTGGGGAAAGAACTCGACCTGGTTGCCGTGCTCGTCGAGGCTCTGGCGGAAGTAGCCCTGCTGCCAGAGCAGGCCGATGCCGACCACCGGCACGCCGAGGTCGCTGGCCGTCTTGAGGAAGTCCCCCGCGAGGATGCCGAGGCCCCCGGAATAGATGGGCAGCGACTCGGACAGGCCGAACTCCATGCTGAAGTAGGCGACGCGCTGCAGCGCCGACGGCGGGCACGCCGTCTGGAACCAGGCGGGGCGGGCGAGCACGTCCCGGTGCGCCGCCGCAAGCTCAGCCAGCGTCGCGAGATAGTTCCCGTCGGCGGCCAGTTCCCGCAGACGCTCGACGGAAGCGTTCTGCAGGATCAGCCAGGGATTGTGGGTCTGCCTCCACAGCGCAGGGTCGATCCGTTCCCACAGGACGTCGGTGGCATGGCTCCACGACCAGCGCAGGTCCAGCGCCAGTTCGCCCAGCGCGGCGAGTGCGTCGGGGAGCGGAAACAGGGGCGTGGCAGGTGGACAGGGCATGGACGTGCCGGATACCGGGTTGCGACGACGACAGAATCTTAAGCCCGAAACATGACGGGCCGCTGACCACGCCCCCGGGCTAGCCGTGGCGTTCCCGGGGAGGGCTCGGGCGAAGCAGGAACGCCCGTAATGCGACCGCGTTGTTGTAGCGCGGTTCCCGCGCGCCGAACAGCAGCGTCGCCGGGCCGCTGCCGATGGCCGCGCGCAGCGCCGCCAAGCCCTCGGGCTGGTGCTGCAGCTCGTCGAAGTAGCGCTGCTGGAAGGCCTCCCATTTGGCGGGATCGTGGGCGAACCACGTGCGCAGCGCCGCGCTCGGCGCCACGTCCTTCAGCCACAGGTCGACGCGGGCCTGCTCGCGGCTGAGCCCGCGCGGCCACAGCCGGTCGACCAGGATGCGCGTTCCGTCGGCCGCGTCGGGCGTCTCGTAGACGCGCTTGACGCGGAGATCGACGGCAGCGGCGGCGCGCGGCGCGCGCATGCCGGCCTACCGCGTCCGCCTGGCCGCTGCGTGCGGCAGGCGCGTCGGATTCACGATCGGCGACGGGACGGTCATGTCTGTTCCTGGTCTTCGGGAAATGCAGGGGCCAGTTAACAGGGTAGCCGAGGGTGCGCCGCGCGCAAGCGCCGCCGGGGCGTCGGCGGGCGCTACCGGCGCCTGGCCGGGGCCGCGACCGGTGCCGCGGCGGCCGGCCGTTTCTCGAGGATGAACAGCGCGATGCCGCCGAGAATCGCGGCCGAGGCCAGCGCCAGGCGCAGCGTGAGCGCTTCGCCGAGGAACACGATGCCGCCGAGCGCCGCGATCACCGGCACGCTCAGCTGGACGATCGCCGCCTGGGTCGATTTCAGCGCGGGAAGGACGGCGTACCAGATCGCGTAGCCCATTCCGGAAGCCAGCGCCCCCGAGGCGATGGCGTAGCCGACGCCTGCGGTGTCGAGGCGCGCGCTGCCCGCGAGCAAGGCGCTCAGGGCGGCAGCGAGGAGCGCCGCGCGCAGGAAATTGCCCGCCGTGATCCGGGTGGGGTCGCCCGCGCCCCGGCCGCGCAGCGAATAGACGCCCCATGCCAGGCCGGCGCCGAGCATGAACAGCGCGCCCCGCAGCGGCGGCGCCGACAGGCCGGGCAGCAACAGGCCGACCAGGCCCGCGAGCGCGAGCGCGAAGCCGACGATCTGCGCACCGCGCAGGCGTTCGCCGGCCCGGATGCCGTGGCCGATCATCGTCGCCTGCACCGCGCCGAATAGCAGCAGCGCCCCGGTCGCCGCCGGCAGGCTGACGTAGGCGAAGGAAAACGCCGCCGCGTAGGCGAACAGCGCCAGCGCCGACGCCCAATCGCCACGCCCCGCGGCGGTGCCCCGCACGCGCACCAGCAGCCACAGCACCAGCGCGCCGGATGCCAGCCGCACCGTGGTGAAGCTCGCCGGATCGATGCCCGTGTGCTTGAGCGCGACGCGGCCGAGCAGCGAATTGCCGGCGAACGCGAGCATCGCCAGCGCGGTGAGGGCGACGAGGCGGGCAGTCGGCAAGGCGGCGCGGCGTGGCGTGCTCATACGCGAATGATATTGCCCTTCAGCGAGTAGAGGATCGCGATCACCTCGCTGCGCGTGCCGTCGTCGATTCCGTTCTTCTCCAGCGCGCCGACGATGTCGTCCATCACCGCGAGGTACTCCTGCTCGCTGATGTTCATGCCCTTGTGCGCGGCGAGCATGTCCTTGCCGGTATACGGCTCCGGACCACCGGCGCCCGCGCAGAAGAACTCGCGCGCCATGCGCCTGGCGTGCTCGAGGTCCTCGATCTGTTCGAAGCGCGGCTTGACGATCGGATTCCTCAGATGCGCGTCGATGATGTCGTCGACGATGCGGGCGATGCCCGCTGCCTTGCCCAGACGTTCGTAAAGTGTCGTCGTCATGTCGATCTCCCATGGCTTGGCCGGCTGCGCAGGACAGGCGCGGCGGCCGCAGCCGGGCGCCGCCGCTGCCTATCGTCATAGCTCAGCCGAAGGCGGAGCGCACGGCCGGCCCGCTGAATCGGGGCCTGCGGCGCGCGTCAGCCGTGCGCGGCAGCGGGTGCCGCCAGCCGCCGGGCGACCGCCGGGTCGAGCGTCTTCATGAACGACTCGACCGGGTCCGTATAGGCGCCGTCGCTGCCCAGCTGCTGGTTGAGGTCGCGGTGGGAGCGATCCTCGCCGAGCACGCTCGCGCGCGAGTCCAGCGCCTTGGCGCGCGCGACGAAGCGTTCCGCCTGCGCACAGGAATCGGCGCGGCGGGTGGAGCACACCGCGAGGACCGGATAGATCGGGCCGGTCAGCGCATGCAGGGGCGAGGTCGCGTCCCAGTATCCCGGATCGGCGCCGAAGGCCTCGTCGTAGAGCCGGAGATGCCGGGCCTTCATCAGCGACGCCACGTCGAGCGCGGCGCTGTCGAGCAGGATCGTGCCGAGCCACGGCTTCACCCCCTGCTTCGTTGCGCCGTCGGGGGACGCCGCCAGCAGCGCGACGAGATGGGCGCCCGCCGAATGGCCCATGACGATGAACTTGCGCGGGTCGCCGCCGAGCGCGGCGGCGCGGGTCTGCGCCGCGGCCAGCGCCGCAGCGACGTCCCGTTCCTGCTCGGCCGGGCCCGCGTCGGGCAGCATCCGGTAATTCACGGAGACGAACAGGAAGCCCCTGGGCACCCAGCGCGCGACCTTGCCGTCGACGACGGAGCCCGTACCCTTGTCGCCATGTCGCCAGCCGCCGCCATGGACCATGAAGATCACCGGCGCTGCCGCCGGCCGGTCCGGCAGGTAGATGTCCATGCGCTGGCGGGCGTCCTCGCCGTAGGGGAGGTCGCGCAGGACGCGCACGCCCGCGGGGAGCGGCGCGCGCCCGGCCGGCTCGCCGGATTCGGCCTCGCGCGCCTGCTGCCGCCAGCGCCCAGCCAGCACGCGTTCGAGCGCCCCCGCGTGCGCCAGCGGAGCGGCGAGCAGCAGGGCGAGCGCGCACGGAAGCGCGCGCAGCATGCGAGGGCGAGCGGACGATGGGCGCATCGGTTGCCTTTCCTGATGGCGGACGGCGGGTCGGTTTGCAAATGGCCGGCTATGCACGCGCCCGTGTTCGAAGCACGCGCCTGTCTAGGCCCTGGCGATGGCCACGTGCGCGCGCATCGGGAACGCGATCGTGTCGCCCTCCCGGTAGGCGGCGAGCGTGGGCTCGAGCTCGCGGCGCACCGCGTCGAGCATCGAGACGCGCGCGGGCGCGGCCAGCTGGGCGAAGGCCGGCAGCGCCGCCGCCGCGCTCGTCACGGCGAGGGGCACGAAGCGGTCCGCGTCGCCGAAGCGCGCCGTGATCGTTTCCGGGACGACCTCGACGGCGGCGAACCCCGCGCCCGCGAACAGGGTGCGCAAGGATTCGGCGTCGCCGAGCGAGA
Encoded proteins:
- a CDS encoding phosphoketolase family protein codes for the protein MNDIAASASAETLTPAEVDRIDAWWRAANYLSVGQIYLLDNPLLREPLQRAHIKPRLLGHWGTTPGLNFVYVHMNRAIRQHDLDMIFVTGPGHGGPAVVANTWLEGSYSELYHDVSQDAEGMRRLFRQFSFPGGIPSHAAPETPGSINEGGELGYALFHAYGAVLDNPELIACCVVGDGEAETGPLATSWHSNKFLNPRTDGAVLPVLHLNGYKIASPTVLARIPRAELESLLRGYGYRPHVVEGHEPDAMHRKMAAAVDTAIAEIRTIQRAAREGGETGRPLWPMIVLRSPKGWTGPKEVDGRKTEGSWRSHQVPFGEMDRPEHVRLLEDWLRSYRPLELFDDGGRLRPELAELAPRGERRMGANPHANGGKLLHDLRLPDFQAYRVDVPTPGGAIAESTRAMGRFLRDVMRDNPDNFRVFGPDETASNRLDALFEVTDRTWMAERRDDDDHLAPDGRVMEMLSEHACQGWLEGYLLSGRHGLFSCYEAFIHIVDSMFNQHAKWLKVCRDIPWRRPIASLNILLTSHVWRQDHNGFSHQDPGFIDHVVNKKADIIRVYLPPDANTLLCVTDQCLRSRDLVNVIVAGKQPEQQWLDMDAAIKHASAGIGLWEWACSDQDGEPDVVLAAAGDVPTLEMLAAIGILRDLAPQLKIRFINVVDLMTLQPREEHPHGLSAAEFDTLFTRDKPIVFAYHGYPWLIHRLTYRRTNHDNLHVRGYKEEGTTTTPFDMVVMNDLDRFHLVMDVATRVPALQAQAAHIKQRMRDRLCEHKQYVHLHGEDLPEIRDWKWAR
- the glgP gene encoding alpha-glucan family phosphorylase; translated protein: MPCPPATPLFPLPDALAALGELALDLRWSWSHATDVLWERIDPALWRQTHNPWLILQNASVERLRELAADGNYLATLAELAAAHRDVLARPAWFQTACPPSALQRVAYFSMEFGLSESLPIYSGGLGILAGDFLKTASDLGVPVVGIGLLWQQGYFRQSLDEHGNQVEFFPHNEPAQLPVLPVYDANGERLRIELPFPGRTLILRAWQVRVGRVSLYLLDSNDPLNTPADRGVTAELYGGGSEMRLLQELCLGVGGWQLLRRLDIRPEVCHLNEGHAAFVVLARAWSHMRDHGSDFRCALNATRAGNVFTTHTPVAVGFDRFTPELLQRYTEAAMQAFGLDARTLLALGRANPDDASEPFNMAYLAMRGSILVNAVSHLHGHVSRRIFQPLFPRWPQEDVPVGHITNGVHVPSWDSAEADRIWTDACGKARWLGELEHQEEQIRDVSDPTLWALRTTARQRLIAFVREHLQRQLATVNAPAERIAQAAHALDPNALTLGFARRFAAYKRPNMLLADPERLVRILTNSHHPVQLVIAGKAHPRDQAGKAMIRQWNDFIASRPELAGRVVFLADYDMLVAEQMVQGVDLWINTPRRPWEACGTSGMKILVNGGLNLSELDGWWAKAYAPELGWALGDGREHDNDPAWDAAEAAELYRMLEEDVIPLFYHDRDAEGCPRGWVAKMRASMSLLTPRFSSNRMLREYVEHLYLPAAACYAARQDPALGRRLCDWQDALARHWERLHFGEMRIDGDAGAWNFSVPVYLDDLDPDFVAVELYAAPPDAGHPEIHRMQRGDPLGGAVNSYTYRIAIPAGRAAGDYTPRIVPAIEGARVPAEASHILWYR
- a CDS encoding DUF488 domain-containing protein, which codes for MRAPRAAAAVDLRVKRVYETPDAADGTRILVDRLWPRGLSREQARVDLWLKDVAPSAALRTWFAHDPAKWEAFQQRYFDELQHQPEGLAALRAAIGSGPATLLFGAREPRYNNAVALRAFLLRPSPPRERHG
- a CDS encoding DMT family transporter gives rise to the protein MSTPRRAALPTARLVALTALAMLAFAGNSLLGRVALKHTGIDPASFTTVRLASGALVLWLLVRVRGTAAGRGDWASALALFAYAAAFSFAYVSLPAATGALLLFGAVQATMIGHGIRAGERLRGAQIVGFALALAGLVGLLLPGLSAPPLRGALFMLGAGLAWGVYSLRGRGAGDPTRITAGNFLRAALLAAALSALLAGSARLDTAGVGYAIASGALASGMGYAIWYAVLPALKSTQAAIVQLSVPVIAALGGIVFLGEALTLRLALASAAILGGIALFILEKRPAAAAPVAAPARRR
- a CDS encoding group I truncated hemoglobin; this encodes MTTTLYERLGKAAGIARIVDDIIDAHLRNPIVKPRFEQIEDLEHARRMAREFFCAGAGGPEPYTGKDMLAAHKGMNISEQEYLAVMDDIVGALEKNGIDDGTRSEVIAILYSLKGNIIRV
- a CDS encoding alpha/beta hydrolase; protein product: MLRALPCALALLLAAPLAHAGALERVLAGRWRQQAREAESGEPAGRAPLPAGVRVLRDLPYGEDARQRMDIYLPDRPAAAPVIFMVHGGGWRHGDKGTGSVVDGKVARWVPRGFLFVSVNYRMLPDAGPAEQERDVAAALAAAQTRAAALGGDPRKFIVMGHSAGAHLVALLAASPDGATKQGVKPWLGTILLDSAALDVASLMKARHLRLYDEAFGADPGYWDATSPLHALTGPIYPVLAVCSTRRADSCAQAERFVARAKALDSRASVLGEDRSHRDLNQQLGSDGAYTDPVESFMKTLDPAVARRLAAPAAAHG